The following proteins are encoded in a genomic region of Candidatus Methylomirabilota bacterium:
- a CDS encoding ABC transporter substrate-binding protein, whose product MERRTFLCGLTLGPLAAPFVAEAQQARVYRVGVVLQGGPYLGAVDGLRKGLAELELEEGKQFVLHVRDTKGDLKSVEAEARRLEGEKVDMIYALATSVTLAAKRATKSVPIVFYSGTDPVAVGFVESIRKPGGRLTGIYTRFTDLTAKRLELLKEMVPRLRRVVTFYSPDNSAAQQSVKIARDAARQLKLELAERPVASVEELRAGLRALRPGEADAFFYVGDAMVASQSALIIDAARAKKLATMFHQRETVAMGALASYGVSYYELGRLSAKYVQRVLLGANPGELPVEQVDRLYFVINLKTAKALGLTIPQALLGRADELIQ is encoded by the coding sequence ATGGAACGGCGCACGTTCCTGTGCGGCCTGACGCTGGGTCCGCTTGCCGCGCCGTTCGTTGCCGAGGCGCAGCAGGCCCGCGTCTATCGCGTCGGAGTCGTCCTGCAGGGAGGCCCGTACTTGGGAGCCGTCGACGGGCTCCGGAAGGGCCTCGCTGAGCTGGAACTCGAAGAGGGGAAACAGTTCGTTCTTCACGTGCGCGATACGAAGGGCGATCTGAAATCCGTGGAGGCGGAGGCGAGGAGGCTCGAAGGGGAGAAGGTTGACATGATCTACGCGTTGGCCACCTCGGTCACTCTCGCGGCTAAGCGGGCAACGAAGAGCGTGCCGATCGTGTTCTACTCTGGGACTGATCCCGTGGCCGTCGGCTTCGTCGAGAGCATCCGGAAACCCGGAGGGCGACTCACGGGCATCTACACCCGGTTTACGGACCTCACGGCGAAGCGCCTCGAGCTGCTGAAGGAGATGGTTCCGAGGCTCCGCCGGGTCGTGACGTTCTACAGCCCTGACAACTCCGCCGCTCAGCAGTCCGTGAAGATCGCGCGCGATGCAGCCCGCCAGCTCAAGCTGGAGCTCGCCGAGCGGCCAGTCGCCTCGGTCGAGGAGCTGCGGGCGGGCTTGCGCGCGCTCCGGCCGGGGGAGGCGGATGCTTTCTTCTACGTGGGGGACGCGATGGTGGCCAGCCAGTCGGCGCTGATCATCGACGCCGCGAGGGCGAAGAAGCTGGCGACCATGTTCCACCAGCGCGAGACTGTCGCCATGGGGGCGCTTGCCAGCTATGGCGTGAGCTACTACGAACTGGGCCGACTGTCAGCCAAGTACGTCCAGCGCGTGCTGCTGGGCGCCAACCCTGGAGAACTGCCCGTTGAGCAGGTTGACAGACTCTACTTCGTCATCAACCTCAAGACCGCCAAGGCGCTCGGCCTGACGATTCCCCAGGCATTGCTCGGGCGGGCAGATGAATTGATCCAGTGA